The DNA region TGTTGCTCGATCCAGATTGGAACCCGGCCTCGGACGTGCAGGCCATGGGACGCGTCTATCGACAAGGCCAGACGAAGCCGTGTTGGATCTATAGACTTTTTACCACTGGCACCGTAGAAGAAGTCATTCTACAACGCCAATTGCAGAAAGGAAATTTAACAGCGTGGACAGTTGATGGTGGAAAGAGCTCACGACAAAACAGCTCGGATTCTCGAGCTAAATTTTCAAAGGAAGAGTTGACTGCTGCATTCACGCTCAAGGACGAATATTGTATCTGTGATACAAAGCAAAAAATGGGCCTCGCCTGGCCTGCGTACAATCGAGGGACCCTTTCGCAGTATGACGATGCTCCTATGAAGGAAACGGCCATGTCCTTGTCCGAGACTTTGAGTTTCGTACATGTAGTCAACGACGATGCATGtgcagaagaagaacaggACGCTGCTTTATCCACTGCAAGCAGCACCCATTCTGCTTTGGTCAATTTTTCATCTAACGAAGTGGTTTCTGATACCAAACAAAGTAACTGCAAAAAACATTTGGAGGTCTTCCATTGCGATGATTCGTTGGCAGTGGGCGATAGtgattccgaagaagaattcTGAATACTAGCTGCAAAATCATCCTTGATACTTGCTTGGCAAGTCTATCTGTACTTGGCCTCTTACATCGTCAACTCATTTTCTTGCGACAGCACTGTTTTCGAAAGATAATGGGAGTTAAGATGGGTACCGTCACCTTTCACAACTAATATAGCTTGCACTGTTATCTTTGTTGATTACACCTGAATTACTTCATTACATTCGACTTCACGACTGCATTGCCTCAATACCAACCATCCATCCCCACAGTTCTACTAGCTCTCCTCTCCTTGTCTCCTGAAAAGAAGTCGAACGAGAACTGTTGGTGCCCAGATTGCTTCAAGCCAACGCAGTCCTGTGGCTTAGCTACAGACACCATATGCCATATTGACGACCTTGTAGAAAACGGCATTTTGATTCCGGCTTATGATGTGAAAGACTCGACAACGGAATGTTGGCTTTTGTATCCAGGTTCATAATCCTATTCTTAGACTATGTGGAAGCTTACAATCCATTGGTGAAAGAATTGTGGAGTGCTGGTTCCATATAACGTTCTCACTTGAACCATCCGCGCACACTTTCATGTCCGGTACCTTTGTTTCTTACCAATGTAAAACCGTTCTGAATAACAACGAGCCAAATATGCATAAAACAATTCCATCTAACTTCGATGGATAGGAAACAACGAATTCATACATTGAATTCTATCCGTCGCACGGAAAAATTCATACTCTAGAAATCTACTCGAACCACCGTTTGCCGTCTTTCTCCGACAAAGCCTCCGCGGTCGTGGCGGTATCTGCAGATCCTGCAAACGTTTGCTTGTAAGTCTCGACCATCTTTGAAAAGTTCTCCTCTTCCTTGTCAaccttcttcttcctcttcttcaaaggTTTCACTGTCTTATTTTTTGCCCTTTCTACCCTCTCGACCTGGGTCTGCTTCTTGGTAGATTGGGCAACCTCGTCAAGCAGCTCTGGCGACGACGGGCTAGTGCCATCACTTTGCTCCCtttgtttgcgttttttGTCCCGCTGTAATGCCCCACGACTCTTTTTACTTGGttgcttttcttcattggCTGTCTGTTCTTTGTGAATCATTTTCTGTTTCACCAGATTCGCTTGTTGTTGCGCACGGTGTTCTAACTGCTGCCTTGCCTTCGCCTTATTTTCGACTGTGAACTCCAAAATTAAACGAGGAATCTTGGCAATTCCACCCTCTTGGCTACGTTTTTTCTTGTGAGATTTTCGTTTGCTTTCAACGGCTCCTTTACCGCCTTGAACGTGTTCTTCCGTGTAGTATGGATTATTATTGAGCTCGCGCAAGCAGGCCAAAGCATGTGCGTGATGCTCAAATtcgacaaatccaaaacccCTACTCGGCGCCTTGTCTTTCTTATTCGTGGTAAAATCACGGTCAATAAAAACCGATCGAATGTACTTTTTCACATTGGCATCATCAAAGGAAGGAACAATTCTGTTCGGGTCCCCTCCAGCCTCTTCCatccgtttcaaaatctcTCGAGTCGGTAAATCTCCCGCGGATCGCCAGTGCGCGATCTGATCTTCGGGAGTTACCAGTCGTTTCTGCAAACCACGTTGAATGGCCTGGACACAAAGATTCTTGAGCTGCGATTCGTCCACATGCTTGGCCAAGTTACGCACAGACAGCCGGACCGGATTGATGAAGAAAAGTGGGGAACGTAGCTTAGTGATCTTATCCGCCCAAGCCCGCTGGCGCTTTTGCTGATCCATTTCTGGCAACACGTCCCAGGCCTTGTGTTCCGAGTTGGCATCGTTGTCGACCCGGCCCTCGCCTTTGAGGTACAAGCTGCGACGATCTTTACCTGTGACCTTTGTATCGGCTTGTTTTTCCATAGTAATAGTCGAAGCTGTGTCTTTATCTACCGCAAGATCAACCAGCAATCGTCGACCCTTGACGACAATGCCACCGCCCACAGCGCTGCCGGACTCTTTGAGACTGACAAACGAAGCATCGTTGGCATCTTGCGAGGCGTCCAACGCACTTTGGGCACCGGCATTCTCCCGAAACGTGACAAAGGCGGTTCCCTTGGGCATACCCGTTTCTTTGTCCTTGACAATGTAGATGCCACTGACGAAACCAAAAGTGCGAAAGACTTGAAACAAATCGTGTCGTGTGGCATCAAAGGGTAGATTGCGTAGAAAGAGTGAACGCTTGTCGGTGACGGCCGATTCGTCAACAAtggccttttccttgtccacCTCCTTACTGTCTATTTGCTCCATGTCAACATTGGTGTTATCACTGCTTTCGCTATTGTTGTCGGAATCCTGATCGTTGTCGCTATCATGTTCGCTCGCGTCACTTGGCCCGTCTTGGTCAGCCTCGTTCGAGTCCCTCCTATCGCTCGCATTTGTTTGGCTTTTGTCACCCTCATTATCCTTAATTTGGTGCTTTCTTTTATCATCCATTTGCTGCTCCGATACGATTAGTAGCTTTGGCTTTGCCTGAGCCGAATCGGTCGACTGTTGCTTGCGTGTTTCGTAGGCCGTCTTGTTGAGGGCGTAGGCGACGCTAACAGGACGTTGATGAATGATGAGGGGTGAACTTTTTACGCTCTTTTTGACATTTGAATTAGCGTTGACACTGTCAAGACAGGCCTGGGCATCCTGGGGATTGGCAAAAGTCACAAAGGCGAAGCCACGGTGCGTAACCAGATGCGTCGTCGGGTCGGCATCGTTTGTGGGACGGGAGGGAGCGCGAACTTTGGGAATGTGCACTTCCTCCAGTGCTCCAAATTCTTGCAAAGCCTTGCGAATGTGCGATTCCTTGGCGTAAAAACTGAGATTGCGTATAATCAAGCGGTGATGCTTGGATGAGGCTGGTGGTGATTGCGACATAGAACTCTGTGTTTGAACGGGACGCGAAGCGACTTCCTTGCCCCTGGGGGCCTTTTGGTCCGtgtggtcgttgttgtggacaTCTCTGCGTTTGCCACTAGTTGCCACGGAAGCGAGTTCCACCTTGACTTGGACCTTTTCGCCGTCAACGACGAGGATGCGATGGTTGAGTTTTGCAGCGGCCTGTTGGGCATCGGCGGCGCAGGTATACCGGACAAACCCATACGAGGACGAGGCTTTCGCGCTCGTACCAGCACTTGGGGGATGTTCATCGCGTCCCGTCTCTTTCGGCCGTGGGGGACAAATGACTGAGGACTTTTTGATGGGTCCAATCTCGGAAAAGACGTCTTCGAGATGGTGTCGCCGAATGAGACTAGTGGGAGGAACGAATCGCACAAACACCGTGGTATCCGTCGATCGTTTCGCAGTAGCCTTACTACCCTGCTGCTTGTCACCGCTCATGACAACAAAACGTAAGTATAGATACTTGCGGAAATAATAGAGTGTTGTGTACCTTATTCGGAAAAGAGAAGGGAAGTCCTAGCTCAGCAGTTGTCGGTATTGGAGTAATGCCCGCCGAGCCGAAGAATCTGTAGGTTTGGTTGGCTTGGTTGGTGGTGGACGCGACACGATGCCTACTCGTCCGACCCATCTACGTCGCGCTTTGTCTGTCCGTCGATATCCGAAGCCGAAGTTGTCTGCTCTGGATCAAAAAGGGCTAGGGTTTATTTTCTAATGTAAGAAACTGCTTTGCGTAGAATGTTGTACGACGGCTAACGGATTTGTTCGAGTTTGTGCTATGTTGTTGTCCTAGACTATTAGGCACTCTACCAGCTAGGAGTCCGAAGAGAGAGCGTTTGCATATCTATTCTGACAAAGTACTGGATAAATTTACCATTACaaaggaaaacaaaagaTGGTTCGATTGGTCAATAGAAAGATACACAAAAGCTAGGTAGGCTTATGCAAAAGTGGGAGATTAACAGTCCAGCTCGAGTAAAGTGAATTCGATAGTCCAATCAAGACAAAGTCTTTAAGCATGCATGCATCCTCCAGCCGAAGCCGGCTGCGGCCGGCAGATGCGTGCATGTTCGCTTACCATGGGAGAGCGAAAGCCGCTCGTGAAACTCACCAAAGGAAAGTGTCGCCACAGTCGTTCGTGCCGTTTCCAAGATACGCTTTGGTTTACATCTGGATCTGCGTCGTTTGCCAAATAGCCACAGTACAACCACATGTAGCTGCACTTCTTGTGTTCGGTTCTTCCCGGCCAATAGTTACCAGCATCGCAGCACGAGTCTCCGGCCGATGGATCTAGGTTGATAAACGCGGTTGTGGCTGGGTCGTCCGCGTCGGCCGGTATCAAGTCCTGTGATCGAGGATAATTTGGAAAATCCACAGCATGGGATATAGGCTGGAAGCGGTGGGCGGCAATGAGTTTGCCTTGCTCGAGCTGCACCCCGAGTTCTCGTACTGCGTGGGGCCGGGTGTGCAGAATCAGATCGGGCTCGGAAAAATACACGTATTTCCACCGATTGCTGTCGTCTCCAAGCCAGGCATGGTTTTGTGTTGTCGTCAGATTGCCACGAAAGGCTCGTTGAAGTTTGTCAATAACAAGGCGCGGCATCAGTAACGATTTGGAGGTGTTCTTGGCCTCCTGGCGGTCGAAATCGTCGACTGCGCAGACGTAGTTGATTTCCATGGCGTCACGTCCAGAGGACGGTATGCTCGACAAGAAAAGATCCAGGGCTTCGTGGTAAACGCTGTTGACGTCAGTGTCATCTTCACCACAGGCCATATTTCCCGCCACCACTACTCGTCCCACACCCACGCgccacaacgacaacaaagtGGCCGCCATGGAATACATGTCCAGTGCGTTGCGTCTGGCAGCACCTGCGGGAATTGTATACAAAAGCGAGGTATTGTATTCAGGCCTGGAAATACCCGTGAGCAAAACCGGTTCACTGGGAATGTACAGTGGGAACAGGGCAATGGTTTCTCGCATGGCCGTGCCCGTATCCTGTACGTCAAAGCGACCGCTAGCGTCCTCCCCAAGCTCTGAAGTCATGTAGGATTTGTGCAGGTCCACGAGTTTGGCAAAGACGTGGTTGAACTTGTTGTAGTTGATCATTTTGAAATAGCGAGACAAGTGCTCGACGCAAAAGTCCAGCCAGTCAAAGGTCAAAATAACCGAGTCCATTCCCACCGCGGCGAAGGCCTGCCATGAACCTCCTTCTAGATTTTGTATACGATATGCTTGAAGCTTATTAACGAACGCGTCCCGGGGCATCCACCACATTCCTGAATAATGTCCGACAGGTTGTACCGTAGTGGACATGGATTTGGCCGTCAAGAAAGACACAGAGCGATTGAGAAGCTGCCGATGAATCAAAGAATCAGCCCTCGGGACTTTGGGTTCTGAAAGTCTTGATCGTTCCCAATCCCACCAGGAGGTTTCCAACCAAGACGAAGAATGGCTGAAGGTCTCTTGTTGCATCAGCAGACTTTTCTGTTGCATCTGCAAATTGCGTAGGACTAGCAAACATACTGCTGCTATCGCAACCCCTCTGGCAACAGAGAAACAGCTTTTGACAAAGCCTCGGCGTAATGGTAACGCCGGTTCCATCGGCATAACGTATTTCGGTTGCTAATGTGAGAAGTATTTTTCCGACTTTGATAATGAACTCGTACGGGAATGTAAAATGGATGATGTTGGTCGAGGAAAGGTAGTAGAAAGCATCCTCGGTTCGTGACAGCGATTAGCATCCGTATTGGGGATACTTTGGGCCGAATCGGTCGAATTCGGGACATAAGGAGTAAAGTGGGGGGTTTCGAACAAGTCTTATCGTTGGCGATCTACTGCCCGCACTTCTGTCCCATCTGCTAAAGGTTCTCATGTAAAAAGAATGCGAAGGATGAGAAATTTATCCCACTATCGGTAAAGTACGTTGGGAGAGTCCTGGCTGGGCCTACGTTCACAGTCTAGCCAAGAACACGAGACCTGCTCAACCGTTCGCACTTTTCTAATGCCGCGATTCTTCTTAACAATGAGTCGTGTTACGTCTGCCCTTCACTCGACCGTTAGAAAAATAATACTATACAGACAGGTTTCCTGTTTACCGTTTACCGTCAGTACTAACTTTCTACGTGGACACAGTCGTCGTACGTACATCGCCCCGCATCCAACCTGCGCTCGCTTGGTTGTACCGCTGTCTAACAAAGAGAGCTACCGCGGCTGCGACGTAGCAACGCACACCAGCGCTGGTTTCCTGTtcgtattgactgtgagcgccTGTTTGTTATCCAAAGCGACCATGGTATGTGTTGTTTGAGCTGGAGCGGAAGGACACAATCGTTAAAGAGATAGCTGACTCGGATAGTTTAGAAAGAAACAATCGATCAAGTGACGGTGACGAGGGATTGTATCCTTACGTTGTCGCGgggaaagacgacgatgcgCTCTATACCTGTTTGCCATTCGGCTTCGTAAACATTTTTTTCCTGGCATGTACTTTTTCGCTTGTTGTATGCGTACATTCTTCTCACAATTGGTCGAACTTTTCGTTTCGCTTTCGTAGCCTTCCCAAAAGACGTTCCGTACCAAGCGCACGCTGGCCAAGAAGCAGCGACAGAACCGACCGCTGCCCCAGTGGATCCGTATGCGCACGGACAATGATATCAAGTGGAACGCCAAGCGCCGTCACTGGCGTCGTACGAAGCTGGGTCTGTAAATGTTTGGAAATATTACTATAGAAACATTTACTGAAAAAGCCTCGAAAACAAACATTTTGTACCGGTGCAACGGGAAAGTAGAGTAAAGAGGACTCGGTCGCTGTGCGTGACCTGTGGTCTTGGTTGACAGCAATTCCATGCTGTACTTTTTTAGGAAAGTACTGTGCATAGCCTTTATTTTACGGTGCGCGACGGCAGGAAGACGAATTGTCTGCTTCGAAGTGGTTTTTGAGGATTTTCGTCCCTCCCTATTTCGTGGATCGTACCCTGCTACCTTGTTGTGGAATCACTCTCGTTATTTTcgtttttgttttgtgaGGAGGTGCCCAGTGACGCTGTCGGTCTTCTTCCGGTCCACGAAGCGGGATCGTACAAATCGAGACCGGCGCGCCACAGGGCAACGCGCTTCGGACCGATCAGGGAGAGCATCCAATCCACGAGACCGGGAAACAATCCCTGCAAGTACAAGACGGTCAAGGTTGGTTGTGGAACGATCCAAACTTCGCGTCGAGAAGTTTGCAACAAACTCGACAGCATCAGTGACACGCACCGAGCCACTGGCATTTTCAGCCGGGACCGGGAGACGGATGCCGATGACACCGATTCGTCGGCCAAGGTTCCTTTTGTAAGCGTTGCAACGTTTGCCGCTGATTGGGATCCGTGAAAGTCGGTATCCACAGGACCAGGACACCAAATGTCGATACGAATATCGGGTCGTTCGGCTCGCAGTGAGCCGAGATAGCGGTTCAAGGCGGCTTTGGAAGCGGCGTAGGCGGACGATAACGGCAACGGTAGAACGGCACCAACGCTGCTCGTTACGGCAATACGTGGGAATATTTGTGAAGATGAAGTCCGGAAGACTCCAAAGTCACTGTGGAGTAACAAAGGAATCAAAATCATGGGCCAAACGACGTTTTGTTCGAGCATGTTGCGGACCGTACGGGGAGACGTTTCCAGAGCCGGCGACAGGTGTCCACTACCGGCGTTTAAAATTACTAAATCGACCGGACACGGCAAGATTTGTACGCACTGTTGTAGTTGCGTATCATCGCACACATCCAAGGGCAGTACGTGACAGGTCGTGCGGGGATACCGACGGATAGTTTCCGACGCCACTCGTTCCAGTTTGTCGGTAGAGCGACTCGATACAATGACGTTGGTGCAGCCCGAGGCCGCCAACTGAAAGCAGAGCTCACGTCCAATACCACTACTAGCCCCCACTATCCACACATTCTTGTCGTGAAAGGAACCTTCGCGACCTGGTCGCGAAGAAAGAGTCCGAAACTTGTCATAGATGTACAGCGATGGCGGGCAATCCAACATCCACCAACCGACACTGCTCGCGGCTGCCGCAGCAGTAGCGGTGAATACCTTATTCCAAAGCGAAAGCGGTAGCATGCAAGTTACATTTGGATTATACGCAGGTAGTCCGAACTTAACTtgctgtcacagtcagttcctGCCTTTCGAAGAAGGTTGTCAAGTAGTGAGATGGACCGTAAAAAAAGTTTGTAATGGAGCGTGATTCGCGGATATGTTTTATTGTGAATCCCGGCATTTCTAGACACGATGGTTCACGAATGGTGAAATTCACGACCAGAACCTCGCCATCATTGGTTAGATTGCCGTCCATGCGGTCAAGCTCATATCTCACGGTCAATTAGACATGGAAGTAGAAATAGACGCTCTTATTGCTTTCTACTTTTAACAACATTTGCAACCTTGGCAATACTGGGGAACAGTCCCAATTTTGGTCGTTGCAACGGCACCCAGTTCTCGAAAGCAAGACCCATTTTCAGATCCTGGTTGACTTTGGACAAGATGTAATACCAGTAGTGCATCGGGGATTCTTCCGACATGGCATCGGATAAGTCCACCGGAGGCTTTCGCATCCATGGCTTGCTCGTACCGGTGAAATGGATAAAATCGTTGAACGGTGGTCGGCACTGAGCGCCCTGCATGGACCCCTTGTAGCACTTGCGATCGTTCTCTACTTTTCTCATGACGCGGCTTAGGATAAGATTCTCCTGTAACACGACATCGGTCCCTTCCTCGCTATCAACACCCCAGTTGTGTACGCGTTTGGACATGAAGATAGACGCCGATTTCCGCTCGTATTTGATCCAGTGGTACAGCAACCCTTGATCGGAGTACGAACAGTAAAAATCCCATTTCGTACCTTTTGCACCTGTAATCAATTCGTGCCAGTCCGGATCTTCAATCTTATGTCCCCAACCAATGTCTTCGTCCCAGTGAGGGTACGGCAACGCCCGACCGcgctcttctttttcgcgaATCAACTCTTGAATACGTTCATAGCCACCTTCGTGCGGAGCAAGTATGAATAGGCCTGCGTTGGCCGGTTCTTCCCGGCCCGCCATGACCACATTCTCCTTCAAAACACCGCGTGTAGACAGCTCGAAAAGAGAGTCCAGATTTCCTCGGGCCATTACGTCGCCGTCTAAAAACATTACCCGTTCGTATTGTGTCAGGGTCAGAATGCGAAACTTTTCTAGCGTGACACGGTAGAAGCCCTCGTCCTTCTGCTTCGGAATATACTGGTATTGAATGTTCATATCGTAGAGGAAACGAGTATGCTCAGGGGGGAGGTGCTCGTATGGCGAGTCGTAGGCCATTTGGAAGAACACCATCACATCCGAACGACTTCCGTCTTGTCTTTGAATGTACGTCGATACGAGAATGTCGTAAAGGTACCCCAAGTAGGTCGGGTTATCGGGGTCGCAACCGCCAACTAGAAA from Phaeodactylum tricornutum CCAP 1055/1 chromosome 23, whole genome shotgun sequence includes:
- a CDS encoding predicted protein codes for the protein SLFLRNLPFDATRHDLFQVFRTFGFVSGIYIVKDKETGMPKGTAFVTFRENAGAQSALD
- a CDS encoding predicted protein, whose protein sequence is MLPLSLWNKVFTATAAAAASSVGWWMLDCPPSLYIYDKFRTLSSRPGREGSFHDKNVWIVGASSGIGRELCFQLAASGCTNVIVSSRSTDKLERVASETIRRYPRTTCHVLPLDVCDDTQLQQCVQILPCPVDLVILNAGSGHLSPALETSPRTVRNMLEQNVVWPMILIPLLLHSDFGVFRTSSSQIFPRIAVTSSVGAVLPLPLSSAYAASKAALNRYLGSLRAERPDIRIDIWCPGPVDTDFHGSQSAANVATLTKGTLADESVSSASVSRSRLKMPVARCVSLMLSSLLQTSRREVWIVPQPTLTVLYLQGLFPGLVDWMLSLIGPKRVALWRAGLDLYDPASWTGRRPTASLGTSSQNKNENNESDSTTR
- a CDS encoding predicted protein: MRQHSTAMSFTGLLVFGALGAILMNLISIHQHLEKDEGSRREQASTSLRKAFARNYFTPVKSIEVPPSADKIRGSLSSAEELGEADRFIAQEPSKRTLLEEVPPLLSREIDFAKQSKTLSTASNRETQRNDTTSQSFALTKLLSYGNQTTPKQRSDVPVEFKVQTSSRFAYSFLVGGCDPDNPTYLGYLYDILVSTYIQRQDGSRSDVMVFFQMAYDSPYEHLPPEHTRFLYDMNIQYQYIPKQKDEGFYRVTLEKFRILTLTQYERVMFLDGDVMARGNLDSLFELSTRGVLKENVVMAGREEPANAGLFILAPHEGGYERIQELIREKEERGRALPYPHWDEDIGWGHKIEDPDWHELITGAKGTKWDFYCSYSDQGLLYHWIKYERKSASIFMSKRVHNWGVDSEEGTDVVLQENLILSRVMRKVENDRKCYKGSMQGAQCRPPFNDFIHFTGTSKPWMRKPPVDLSDAMSEESPMHYWYYILSKVNQDLKMGLAFENWVPLQRPKLGLFPSIAKVANVVKSRKQ
- a CDS encoding predicted protein; this translates as PSQKTFRTKRTLAKKQRQNRPLPQWIRMRTDNDIKWNAKRRHWRRTKLGL
- a CDS encoding predicted protein yields the protein MLSTTFPRPTSSILHSRKQPKYVMPMEPALPLRRGFVKSCFSVARGVAIAAVCLLVLRNLQMQQKSLLMQQETFSHSSSWLETSWWDWERSRLSEPKVPRADSLIHRQLLNRSVSFLTAKSMSTTVQPVGHYSGMWWMPRDAFVNKLQAYRIQNLEGGSWQAFAAVGMDSVILTFDWLDFCVEHLSRYFKMINYNKFNHVFAKLVDLHKSYMTSELGEDASGRFDVQDTGTAMRETIALFPLYIPSEPVLLTGISRPEYNTSLLYTIPAGAARRNALDMYSMAATLLSLWRVGVGRVVVAGNMACGEDDTDVNSVYHEALDLFLSSIPSSGRDAMEINYVCAVDDFDRQEAKNTSKSLLMPRLVIDKLQRAFRGNLTTTQNHAWLGDDSNRWKYVYFSEPDLILHTRPHAVRELGVQLEQGKLIAAHRFQPISHAVDFPNYPRSQDLIPADADDPATTAFINLDPSAGDSCCDAGNYWPGRTEHKKCSYMWLYCGYLANDADPDVNQSVSWKRHERLWRHFPLVSFTSGFRSPMVSEHARICRPQPASAGGCMHA